The Seriola aureovittata isolate HTS-2021-v1 ecotype China chromosome 2, ASM2101889v1, whole genome shotgun sequence genome has a segment encoding these proteins:
- the blcap gene encoding bladder cancer-associated protein, translated as MYCLQWLLPVLLIPKPLNPALWFNHSMFMGFYLLSFLLERKPCTICALVFLAALFLICYSCWGNCFLYHCQDAALPDAAHDPAIVGT; from the coding sequence ATGTATTGCCTGCAGTGGCTGCTCCCCGTGCTGCTCATCCCCAAACCACTGAACCCGGCGCTGTGGTTCAACCACTCCATGTTCATGGGCTTCTATCTGCTCAGCTTCCTGCTGGAGAGGAAGCCCTGCACCATCTGTGCCTTGGTCTTCCTCGCTGCCCTTTTCCTCATCTGCTACAGTTGTTGGGGCAACTGCTTCCTGTATCACTGCCAGGACGCGGCACTGCCGGACGCCGCCCACGACCCGGCAA